A genomic region of Arachis stenosperma cultivar V10309 chromosome 9, arast.V10309.gnm1.PFL2, whole genome shotgun sequence contains the following coding sequences:
- the LOC130950722 gene encoding choline/ethanolaminephosphotransferase 1-like isoform X2 → MTFNALDHLINFISDSTKRFFSVIAPGDTVNIIGQFDEGGSCDIGHENNFLIVHPDILLSGTRSLLYLPLAIANALTARLNDGVPLVNEKLVLLGFCAYTVTLYLHFATTVIHEITNALGICCFRITRKEA, encoded by the exons ATGACATTCAATGCACTGGACCATCTGATCAACTTTATCTCAGACAGCACAAAAAG GTTTTTTAGTGTAATTGCACCTGGAGATACTGTAAACATAATCGGTCAATTTGATGAAGGAGGAAGTTGTGATATAGGCCATGAAAATAATTTCTTGATTGTGCACCCAGACATTCTGCTGTCTGGAACAAGG tcccttctgtatcttccacTCGCCATTGCTAATGCACTCACGGCAAGACTAAATGATGG GGTACCATTAGTAAATGAGAAATTGGTTCTTCTTGGTTTTTGTGCATATACAG TGACACTTTACCTGCATTTCGCCACTACGGTCATTCACGAGATCACAAATGCCTTGGGGATATGCTGTTTCag GATAACTAGGAAGGAAGCTTGA
- the LOC130950722 gene encoding choline/ethanolaminephosphotransferase 1-like isoform X1 — translation MTFNALDHLINFISDSTKRFFSVIAPGDTVNIIGQFDEGGSCDIGHENNFLIVHPDILLSGTRSLLYLPLAIANALTARLNDGRVPLVNEKLVLLGFCAYTVTLYLHFATTVIHEITNALGICCFRITRKEA, via the exons ATGACATTCAATGCACTGGACCATCTGATCAACTTTATCTCAGACAGCACAAAAAG GTTTTTTAGTGTAATTGCACCTGGAGATACTGTAAACATAATCGGTCAATTTGATGAAGGAGGAAGTTGTGATATAGGCCATGAAAATAATTTCTTGATTGTGCACCCAGACATTCTGCTGTCTGGAACAAGG tcccttctgtatcttccacTCGCCATTGCTAATGCACTCACGGCAAGACTAAATGATGG CAGGGTACCATTAGTAAATGAGAAATTGGTTCTTCTTGGTTTTTGTGCATATACAG TGACACTTTACCTGCATTTCGCCACTACGGTCATTCACGAGATCACAAATGCCTTGGGGATATGCTGTTTCag GATAACTAGGAAGGAAGCTTGA